The Ascochyta rabiei chromosome 3, complete sequence genome segment CGAGGAAGCAAGGCTATCAATGCGCAAAGACCGACCCGTACCACAAGCTCGCACAAAGGACATCAACAGAAGGCTGAAAGGCGTCAGCGTGTTGGATGCAAAGACTACAATAGCAGTGCCCGCAGCGAGCGTATCGACCTTCGCTTTGGTTATGCGCCATCACGCTCGGAATCTGCAGTGGGAACACGTCGACTATCTTACCAGGCAATTGAAGCTGGCCAATATTGAGCCCAACACCACAATCATGAACGTCCTCATCGACAACAAATGTCGACAAGCAAAGTTCCCTGAGGCATGGCAGATCTACAAATCTCTCACTGACAATGCGGAGGCGGCTACGGTCGTATTTCCCGACGGCGAAAGTATTCGTTGTCTATGGAAGACGCTTCGCATTGCCCTTGCCCATCCTGCCGCTCGCGACAGCTCTGACCTTCCGACACCACGCGAACTGCTTCGCGAGACGATTCAGTGGTGGACCTTGTGTCGCAGTCGATACGATGCCGACCGCTTCCTCCAGGGCTTGGCTGCAGAGGACCACGGTGCCATCACAGCGCTAGTCTTGCATTGCTTCAGTTTCGCACAAGATCTGGCTGGTTCACTCGTTGCTTTGCATGTCCTTCGCCATACATTTGGCTTTCGTCCTACAGAGAAGGCTGCCGAGATTTTGCAACGGCAGATTGCATGGGTGGACATGCGTGAAGAGACTGAGTCGGTGCGCATGCAATATGGTTTCAGCGAGAATAATGCGAAGAACTTCGAAAGGGCGGCCCGCACATACCGTCAGTTGAAAGAACGCAGGACCAAAGACCTGAACATCTCCACGGATACACTTGGAAACTACAGTGAAGAGGATATGGGCGACCTGGAACTCAATATACTCAGCGAGTTCATCAGGACCGCCCTGATCGCGAACTACCCACCAGAAGTTGCCGAATCCATGGTAGATGCAGCACGAAACGCTGTTGGAGCTCCGGACCTTCCAACCGGCGATATGCTCGCCTCTCAGATCATCTGAGTTTCTTCTTAGGGCCGACATTAGCTGGTTTGTTCAACCACACCACATTGGTCTTTCAAGCGTGCCCGTTCGACTAGACAAAGTTCGATTGCATTTTGTCGTGACTGCATTGTACCATACGTTTCTCAGATACCCACCCAACAACTCCATAGACTTAAATTTCCACTGTATCGTCACTTCATATCTTACACCATTTTGATGTGTCCCATCCATTGTACACGTTCTACAATCCCAAAGGGTTGCTGCCAGTTCCCTTCTTTACTGTGCTGCCAGTCACACCAGGTCGGGAGGCCATGCTTGCAGCACCTCCCGCAACACCTGTAGACAAGCCTAGTGGGTTGTTCTTTGTGGTCGCGCGACTGCCCGCTGCGCCTGTCACATCCTTGAGTGAGTTACCGTACTCGCGGACCATGTCGCCCCAGCCTCGCGATGTGTTTGCAATGCTGCGCACTGTTAGAACTGTGCAAGCTTCAAAGCACCCAGCCAACATACCTTGCACCAGCACCTTTTCCAGCTCCAGCAACACCATTTCCAGCAGCCGTCACAACGGCGCCAGCAGCGTTTCCTACGCCAGCCGCAGCAGCGCTTGTTGCACTACTGATGCCGGACGATGCAGCGCCGACGGCCTTGGTGATCCAGCTCTTGTTCTGCGGCGCCTGTTTTGTGATTTGTTTTGCCGGTGCTGGGAGGGGTTTCTTGACAGCAGGCGCACCTATCGGCTTCTTCGTGGCTGTTGCGGGCGTAATGGGCTTCTTTACTGGTGCAGCAGCGGGCTTCTTGTACGGCACCGTCTTGGTCTGGGTGGATACGGGCTTCTTCGGTGCTCCAACGGCTTTGGGAATGGGCTTCTTCGAGCCAATGGGTTGAGCGACCATTTTGAGGGATCTTCAATCGGGCGTGGAGCTTGCTTGTGGTGTTTTTGGCTTGTACTTGGATGTCGATGAGGAAGATGTCCCTTTCTGCATTGCAACAGCCCACCCCATGGGAAACTTGATATGTACGGCGATCAGCAGTGTGGCGCGAATGACGTCGCAGCGGAACACAACATCGCGGGCGCTATTCCGGGGCTAGAACGCATGTCGACAAGGCTGCATCTCACGGAAACATCGAGCCTCCAGTGGACCCTGGATGTCGTTTCACATTCGAGGTCGCTGGACGACATGCAGACGTATCCTCCCCATGGGTTCTTCGCGTATCTGAACTCTACGCGCACTTGCACTTGATTGACCGCTTATTCTCGTTAGATGATCAACACGCCTTGGCTGGCTGCGTTGATACACCTTCCCCCTGTTATCCCGAGCTGTGAGTGTCAACGAACATCCGCCCTGCACACCGCAACAACCGCACACAATGACTTGCTTTCACCTGCACCCCAGGCGAAGCCAATGAACACAtagcaacaccaacaacaaccGTGAGTGTGCTTCTTGTTTCCACTATGCCGCTCCACCAGCGCACGCGACCAGACAAGTTCGACTGGCGCAACCATGCTTGGTGAAGATACAATCAGGTCGCTCAAGCGCTCCAAGAGCGATGTCGAGGATCTTGTCCCTATGGGCGAGAGAACTCCGCCGCGTGACAGCGCTTCGAGCACCCCGCGGAACAGAAGCTCTCGTGCTTTCTCAATAACTCGACTAACTGAGGGATTCAGGAGAAAGGGAAGATCAAGCTTCAGTCGCTCCAATTCGTCCATCGACAAGGAGACTATTTCGAGCCCTATTGCAGACTCGAGAAGCCCCTTGTGCCCGCCCACCTCCACCGATTCTCTCGCCGCATCCCCGTCGCCCTTGGTCTCAGCCAGATCCAGCCCAAGCCCTCGCAAGCTCCTCGTAGCTACACGCCCAGCTGCTAAGCACACCTACTCTGTCTCTGACCCCACGAATAACCACTCGCCGCCGACTCGACCACGCCTTGCCACCCACGTGCCACCGCCCTTGCTACCAACAGCGTCGAGCTTCGGCAGCGCAGACACGGTGGTAGGGAGTCCACTCGAGCGCATTGCAGAGACTCCCTTCGACTGCGACCACGATAGTGAGCACCTAGATCTCGACCGATTAGGCAGACAATTGGCAAAAATGGAGACAATACGAGCttcgctgctgccgccgGCCATGACGACGGGCACCAAGGCTCGCGCCATCCAGCAGGCGAAAGAGATGGAAGCGCTGGTTGCAGAAAGAGCGAAGCGCAGTGGAGACGAGCCGCCGCAATATGACTTCTATGAGCTCATCGGCAAGGGTGCTTATGGACGTGTGTTCAAAGGGTGTGTAATTGTGGGCCGTTGAGGTAGACATGGCTAACACTGTCCTAGCAAGAGTCGCAATACCGGAGGGCTTGTCGCGATCAAGATCATCGACATCGATACCGTTGACTACCAGGAGATGACCACAAAGAACCTGTCCGAGACACTTAAAGAGATCGACATCCTGCAGCAACTCAGGGACAGCAAAGCACGACCATACGTGAACATTATCGAGGAAGCAAAGGCAGTTCACAACGAGCTATGGATCATCAGCGAGTATGCCAGCGGTGGTAGTGTGGCTACGCTAATGAAGCCAATGGCCATGCTCAAGAACCCTGGACCCGGACTACCAGAGAAATTCATCATTCCAATTGCCCGTGAGCTAGCGCTTGGTCTGAAATACATCCACGAAGCCGGCGTCTTGCATCGAGACATGAAGGCCAATAATGTTCTTATTCTGGAAGACGGTCGCGTACAGCTGTGCGATTTTGGTGTGTCCGGTACTCTAGAGCCGCAGAAGTCGAAGCGTACCACCATTGTAGGCACGCCCTTCTGGATGGCTCCCGAACTTCAGCGAGAATGGATCAAGGATGCAGACCCACACAGCTTAGCGAAGCCCAGAGAGATCTTGTATGGCTCTGAAGTCGACATCTGGGCATACGGGTGCACAGTGTACGAGATGGCCTGTGGATTTCCACCGCATCATCGGAGCGCACCATTCGATCTGCCAAACGCTGGAGTACCTCTTCTCGAGGGCGAGCGGTATTCAGACGAGCTGAAGGACTTTTTGTCTTTTGTGCTTCAGCCTGATCCTCAAGACCGCCCAACACCAGATGAAATTCTTGAGCATGTTTATCTCAAAGACACCACCAAGATGTATCCGACCGTGATCCTGGTAAAGCTAGTGGAAGACTACTACCTCTGGGAGCAGCAAGGTGGTGCTCGTCAGTCACTTTTCAACGTCTTTGGTGCACAGGCTCCCGATCCGCTCGCGCCAGAGAATGAAGATGAGGATGATGACGATTGGACGTTCAGTACTTCAGATGAGTTTGAGCAAGAGCATTTACCGCAGTTCTCCGACCCGTTCGTAGGCGGTGATGCGAGGCAGTCATATACTGGTATGGGTCTACCTCCGGTGGCAGACATGGGTCGCTTCGAACAGTTGCAAGCCCGTTTCAAGGAAGAGTCGATCACAAGAGGACAGAGGCGTCTGAACAAGCTGTTCGACACAGAGACAACACCCTACAGATACAGTATGATCGACGAGGATGATGATGGTGGCAAAGGGCGTCCACCTTCAGACCTGGTCCTGCGCGATTTCAATCCCGGCGCACCGAACAGAGAGACAGTCATCGACTTGGACTTCTCCCTCCCATCAACCGATGACATGCCCAGCATTGATCTTGGTGAGGTACCTACCATCAAAGCAAACCGCATGAAGAGCTTATTGCGTGAgatggaagaagaagatgccCGCGAGATCGCTCGTGAGAAAGAGGAACGGGAACAACGAGAATTCGAAGAAGAGAATCAGCTCACGAAGCGTGCGACACGAGACTGGACATTTCCGTCTGCACCCGACAATCGCAAGACGCAAGAGTGGACATTTCCATCGATGGAAGCTCCAGCAGAGGAGCCAGACAACCGAAAGACGCTGGAGTGGTCTTTCCCTGCAGCGGAGCCGCCAAATCGCAAGACGATGGAGTGGTCGTTTCCAGCTGCTGAGCCTCCAAAGCCAAATCGAAAGACGGTTGAGTGGACATTCGATGCCGCTATGGCAGAAGCCAATTACGATGCCCCAAGAAACCGCACGTCCCGTCGTCGTGAGACCAAGGAGTACATATTCCCCGCAGCGACCGCACCAATCGACGAGAACAGAAGCACTATGGACTTCTCGTTTCCCATGCGCAGTCCAAGTCCCAAGAGAACACGGGATGGTAGTGGGACAGTGCTAGACTACCCATCCCAGCCTACACTGGGTCCTGGCTTCCGACCAAGTCTGCGACATGCTGCGACAGAGCCACCATCTGACGACTTTCCACGTGTGAGCTCAGACCCGAACTCACCATTGCGTTCATCGATGATAGATCTTGATATGGCTTCGGTTGAAGACTACCGCCCGTCAACATCTGGATCAGAGTCAACCTACACTGGATCCATCTACACTGCGAGCGATAACCCCTTCAACCTCGAAGACCAGGTCCAGCTGTCGCAGAACAACCACCGTGCCTCATTCCATATGAAGTCACAGTCCGAGCCTAATCACGCTGTCCAAGGCCTGCTCACGCCCCAGCAATACGACGAGCAAGGTCTTCCCACAACCCAGGACCCTCACCACCCAAGCATGCACGCTCGTGGCGTGTCCTCCGTATCACAAATGCAGGCTCACCCTAAACCGCCAGCAACCTCGATCCCACCACTCGCCGCTCACCGCCCGAACCAACGCTCCCAGCAGACCTGGGATGGCTGGTCCCATACGCACGCCTACGGCCTCGGCAGCGACGACCAATCCCCCGCTATGAGCGTAACGACGGATACTTCGCTCGAGGAAGAAGACGTCGATGAACTCTGGGATACGTTCGAACGCCTCACGCTCCAGGCGCAGCGCAAATACCAGTCCTACGCCCCCTTGCGCTCGAGCAGACGAACGGAGAGCAGAGACGACATGTTGGACCCCCGCGCCGCCGGCCTGGGCCTAGGCGTAGGCAGCGACACAGACGACAACTACCCTTACACCTCCGACTCGTCATCACCGCCCTATGCGTTCCACCGTCACAGCCGAGTCAGCGCGGGACCCAACGGGCGCCCACTCGTCGAGTTCCCGATCCCCAGGGGCCCCGACGTCGAGGCGCTGCTGGGCGTCGAAAGCGACCCGCGCGTCATGCAGGACGTGCTGCTGAAGAGCGCCATGGAACTCCGCGACGGCACGCGAGCCAGTAGGGATCTGCTGCGCGCGATGCGGTTGAGCGAGGTGGAGGAGGCCGCGGCCGCGGCCGCGGACGACGTCGATCACAGTACCGTGCGATTGCCTAGTCGGGGGAGAGAATGAGCATCTTGGGAATCAACGTGCTGAGACTTGGGGGGGGGACAAAAAGGGACGGCGCATTGGCGTTTGAGGTACTTTACCTAGTATGTCTGCGGTGCTGCACAAGGGTTGGTGGCACGGCACGCTTGAGCTGGCGCCATGGTACTAGATCACGTAGACGATACGATAGGACGCGAGCCCTTGCACGCACTGGCACACAGCGCATAATGTATAAAGAGTTAGTATTCAATGTTTTTTTTTAATTGCCTTTCAGAGGAGTCTATGTGGGTGCCTCCCCTCTTCCCCAATCCGCGACATGCCCGTTCCGACCTGGGCAGATGGATCGAATCGTAAACCGCACATGGCAACGCAAAGATACGTGGATGGCATCAAGATTGCGCAGAAAAGGCTCAACCCCAGCGCCGAGCTATGCAAGAAGAGGATGCCCATGTCCGTACCCGCACTGTACTGTGAAACGCCGTGTAGATGGAAAGCAAAATACGCAAGATGATCATCAGAGACTCGCCTCTGTGCTCCCGTCGTCGAGGTCTTCAGGTGTATCGGCTGCGACGACCGGCTCAGCGTCGGACTGAgactcgtcttcgtcttcgtcgtcgtcgtcgtcttcctcttcttcctcgtccgaatcctcgtcatcgtcgtcgtctttTTCTACCGGCATCCCCGGCACCGGTTTCCACTGCACGTAGTCCTGCTCGATCCAGCGCTTGCTTCGGGGCAGCACGTAAGGATCAAATGGGAAATACGCGTCGAGCAGGAACATGTCGTCGCCTCGCTTCTGGCTCAGCGCTGTTTCCCGCCCGCCGATGCCGCCCAGGTACCCGCCGGTCATGCTACGCGCGAGACGTACGCGTTTGTTCGTCTCGATCAGGGGGTACACGTACAGAAAGCGCAGGTGGTGCGCCATGCGCGCGAACTGGCCAACAATGGACGGCGCGCAGATTTTCAGCGGGTTCAGCTTGGAGAAGATGTTGCGCCGGATGATGTCCTGCACGTTGTTGTACCATGCGAAATCGCCCTCGTGGTAGATGATGTCCTCGTCCGTGGGCGTGTGGCCGTCCGGTGTGACAATCAGGTCGCGCCACCGGAAGCAGAATGTGTACAGCAGCGCCTGCGAGATGGCGTAGTATGTGCCATAGCGGCGCAGGTCGGGTCCTTTGCAAGAGGGCTCTTGTTGGATGCGCAGGCGCTCCAGGTGGTGGCAAAGCAGGTCGAAGACGTCCCGTACCACGGCGCCAGAGACGTGCGCACCTCGTGCGATGAAAGAGGCGAGATAGGCGGCGGCCGCGACGCGGAGAATATGCGGGCGTAGTTGGTCGAAGGCGAGGTGCGAGCAGCAGCCTGCGAAGCGCTCGGTAAGATCGGCGGAAGTTTGGCTGAAGTGGAAGAGGAGGAACTGCACGTGTCGCGAGCGGTAGGTGGGAAGAATTATGGCGGCGAACTGGGAGAGGAGGCTTTCGAAGAGCTCGTCGCTGTCGAAGAGGTCATTCTTTGCAAAGACGGAATCGTAGTGCGCGAACAGCAGGTCCATGACTGCATCGAGCTTCTTGACGTTGTCCTGAATCTGTCGTTTTCGGCGGTCCTCGGGCTCCAAGCTCTCCTCGCTCGATACAGACTCGTTGTCGCTCATATCCTCCTCTTCAGCATCGTTAATTGCCCGCCCCACCAGCTCTTCCTCATCATCCTCGAGGTCATCCATGTCGGTCTGGATCTGAACATCGATCTTGACGATTTTGTCGGTCACCAGTGACAAGATCTCTCCCTTCAGCTCTGTGCAGTACTCGGACACGTGCAAGATGTTTCTTATGTACTGTGTGTGCGCCTTCGCTGTGTCGTCGGAGAAGGGAAAGGTGGAGGCGATGATGGGTGCGAGGTACGTGCTCGCCATGGGGCTCTGTCGCAGGAAGGAGCTGAGGCATTCGTGTATCCGCTGTGTGAGGCGGGGCCGCTGGATGGGCGGGTCGTCTTGTTGCCTGGCGGCAGTGGAGGGCGAGTTGAGGAACATGGACACGAGCATCTGAAAGACTGTCGACATGTAGGCAGGGTGCACCGAAAGCAGCGAGCGCAGCAGGTTGCGGTACGAGCGCACAAAATGCTCATTGCGGGCTATCCAGCTGCAATCGATGATTGCATGCACGAGTCCTTTGCAGTTGTAATCGAGCAGCGGCACAACGTCGGTGAGAGCGATGACGTATTTTTGCAGGAGCGCAGAATGAGCTGTGCCAGGTGCCGTGGGGGAGTCTGAGAAGAGAGTGCGCAACTGGTCGTATTCGCCCTTTTCGCCTGCCGCATGCTTTTCAATGGCCCGCCGCACTTCCTCCGCCACCAGGTCCATACTCTTCTCCACGTCCGTGACTATGCGCACGTCGACATCGGGGTCGAATGTGACACGGCGGCGCTTGGCCTGGGCCAGGCCGTCGTTCTCCGCGTCGGAAGAGGCATCACGTTGCTTGCGTTTGAGGCTGCTGCTAACGGTGGGAGCCATGAAGTTGGCCGGTTTGCGGGCGGCAGCGAGAGAAACCATGTTGGACGGAGAGTGGGTTACGGAGTCGTCACATCGGAGCAGCTACAGGAGAAAACAAAAAGGAAGCCCGTTTGGCAGGGCGTTTGGGAGAGCGCGGTAGGATGGTGAACCTTCACACACGCGACATTGCACAGACGGCGGGGGCTAACTTAGCGTCTGGGCGTTCAACTTTTCAGCGGGTACCCTTGGAAAGCTTTGGTTCCACAACTCACCTCCCATAGGTTGGAAGATGAGAACAACAGGAAGTTGGGATGGATCGGACAGAAGCGGTTACAGTTGGTTCCAGAGGATCACAGCAGCGGGTTGCATTCTATTGCTTTCTATGCAAAGGGCTGCAATTGTCTTTTGTGGTACATTCCATACGTCTACGCCAGAGACTTTGCAGTCTGGACCTGCCGCAATCAACGTGATCTGCTTCTGATGTAGTGGACGCAGTGATTGAAATTTCGGCATCATTCCAGAAATGGCTTTGTGCAGGAAGTAAGCTCTGTGGTAAGGCGGGGGTGTCTGCCAGGGCCACCATGTTCGCCGCCAACTTGCTGAGGTCGGCCCATGGGAGAGCAGCAAGACCTGTCTCAAACATGATTGATCATAGGTAGGCTTGGAATGGGGAAACCTTACATCTCTCCACACTGCGAGATGACAATATCCTGCACTGGCTTTCCTTCCGGATTTGCGACGGTCCTCGTGTTCTCGATCTTGGTGACAACCTCCATGCCTTCGATGACGTTGCCGAAAACTACATGCTTGCCGTTCAGATGTGGTGTTCCGTGCTTTGCTGTGATGATAAAGAACTGGCAACCGTTTGTCTATGATTATTGTCAGAGCTGCGATGGAGTTGTGCTAGCGGGAAAACTTACGTTCGGCCCACTGTTGGCCATTGACAACAACCCAGGCTTGTCGTGCTTCAATGTGAAATTCTCATCGGCAAACTTGTCGGTTCCGTAGATGGTCCTGGAGCCGGTGCCGTTACCGTTGATGAAGTCACCTCCTTGGATCATGAAGTTCTTGATCTACGCGCGAATTAGTATGCACTGAGAAGATTCATGATCAGCAGCAAGTAGATCCACAATGCGGTCAAGAGGGTCAAAAGGGTCAAGAGGATCAAGAGGGTCAAAAGGGTCAAGAGGATCAAGAGGGTCAAGAGGGTCAAGAGGGGTCAAGAGGGGTCAAGAGGGGTCAACAGAGGTCAAGAGGGGTCAACAGAGGTCAAGAGGGGTCAACAGAGGTCAACAGAGGTCAACAGAGGTCAAAACAGGTCAAAACAGGTCAAAACAGGTCAAAACAGGTCAAGACTAGAAAGGCCACTTACTACACGATGGAACTTGCAGCCCTTGTAGCCCTGTGGCTGACCACGGTTGTTCTTGGTCTCTCCAGTACAGAACTGACGAAAGTTCTCAGCTGTCTTTGGCACGACATTCTTGTAGAGTTCCATCTGAATCCTCCCCAACTTTTCCCCTGCCAGCGCATGTTAGCCAGCTCAGCGGGGATGCAGGATCAGGATTGCGACAACGGTGACGGTGAGGCCAAGACTAGGCCCAAGTAGGCCCAAGAGAGAGGCGTGGTGGAGGATGGCGCGGGGTGAGGGGTGTGCACACCAGCGTCTGGAGAAAGCGGGACGTACCTCCTAACGTGACATCGAAGAAGACGATTGGATTCCTATCCTCGGCTGCGTCGGCCATGGCTGGGGGCGGTGCACAAAGATTGGACTGCAGCAAGGCTTTGAGGCTGTAGGCCTAGATTGATGACGTTAGCTTTTCCGTGTGACAGTCTGAACGAAGGAAGGAACGAACGAACGAAGGAAGGAACGAACGAATGAGTGGACTCGATCAAATGCAGCCCGGAGACGTCGCGAGCCGGAGCAAGTGCGCGCCGAAGGTGTATGGAGAGGGCGAAAAGTGGTGCAGCAGCAGGGAACGCTCGACCTGCTTCGGCGAGACTGTAGACAGGATAAAGGCACGAGCCAAGCTCAAGGCGTCCTAGCCTACGGTCTCCACCTGAACAGGGGTCCGTGACCTGCTGCAAGCCTGCCTGCCGCTTTGAGCGCGAAAGCGAAAGACCAGCCAAAGGACGAGCTTCATAGCTTCAGAACTTCAGAGCTTCAGAACTTCAGAGCGCACGAGCGGTACACAAGGCGTCTGCAACCGCAGCGGTGCTCCGGCGGTCCAGCCGTGTGTGCAGTACCTAATTATGCGCTGGCCCGAGAAGGAGGGAATGAGGTTGCTTGTTTCGAGACCCTGAAGGGTTCGTAACACGATTCATGCTGGGATCTGACCGCGCACGCCTTGGTCAGGCTCCGGGCATCTTGCCTGGCCGTGGCTAGCGAGCGTGCTGCGGCGGCCCTCTTTACTCTTTATCCTGTGCCCTGTCGCTCCTCCCCAGCCCCGTTTCGACCTTCACCTCCCCTCGACGCTCGCCGTCGCACTCGACCTGATCGCTCGCACAGCGCCGCACAGCGCCTGCAGACAGACCAGACTGTCGAGAGCGCATGGCCCAGCGAGCTATTGTGCCAACTCCCATGCAACCGCCAGTCGCTGCTGCAGTCGCTGCCTTTTAGTCAGCCCGTCGCCACTGCGTAGCTGCCCAGCACCCGCAGTCGTTGCCGTCACCACCACCGACTCCCGTCCCACCGGTGCGCACGATTCCACGGCTCCACCCAAATCTCGACAACGTCGCTTTGCCTGCAGCACGTCACCCCTTCGCGGTCCTTGTCTTGTGCCGCGCTTTTCGCTTTCTTGTTGTTGCTTTCGTGTCGAACACACCTCGCCGTCCGCATCCGGCTTCCCGCTTGATACCTAGGCTCGCCGGTCCTCTCGCAGCACTTGCCTTTCCTGCGTTGGAAAGAAATTCTTACATAGCTCTATGAACCCTTAGATCTAAAACACCCCTCAATGTCGTCTACCGTCTCCTCGGCGCTCTCCAGCGCCAGCAGTGCTACTGCGAACAACCCAGCCACAAGCCAACCAaacggtggtggtggcggcggcggcggcggcggcggaggtCCAACAAGCTCGCCGTTGCTGTTCTTCGTTGCCCTGGGCTTTGGCGTAGTATTCACAAACTTATGGTAAACACATTGCCAGCGCCATGCGTGAAGACTCATCCGGCTGACACTTTCTGCAGGATCATTGTCGGTGTGAAGTACTGCTTCAGGTACAACCGTCgccgcgccgccgccgctgctgctggcgaGAATGGCGAACCCATCGACATGGCCACCATGCCGCGACCGCACAGGAGAAGGAGGGAGAAGAAGCTGATGACCATGGACGAGGTCAACGAGCAGTTCCCATTGTCCAAGTACAAGCAATGGAAGTCGAGTCGAGAAACCAATGGGCTGCCTCCAAACGGTGGCATTGCGACCGCACCGCAGAGCAGAGCCGTCAGCATCAAGGACGTCGAGGCTGTCATCCCTGCCAGGGAAGGCGCCGCGAGTCCTACGCCTGGTACCGCACTCTCCATGGCTCGTGACGATATTCAGAACCCAGCGGCATTACCCAGAGCTAGCATGTCACCGGCCGAGGCGAAGGAGACTACCGCAGCCTCGAAGAAACCCGAGGATGAAAAGTCGCCTATCGAAAGGACCGAGACCGTTGACACAACTGGGAAAGATACGGAGCCAGGCCACGTTCACCGCGAAGACGACGAGTCTGATGACGAGGATGATCCTATCCGCACAGCTACTGCCCCAGAGTTGTTAGCCGAGCCTGGTGACACCTGTGCCATTTGCTTGGACACACTGgaggacgatgacgatgTGCGAGGTCTTACCTGCGGCCATGCCTTCCACGCTAGCTGCGTCGACCCATGGCTGACAAGCCGTCGTGCCTGCTGTCCCCTCTGCAAGGCTGATTACTACGTCCCCAAGCCTCGTCCAGAGGGTGAGGTCGCTGATCAGGCGGGCGCAGGTCGTCGCCCTGGAGTGGGTGTACGATCGCCCTCATCGCCTCAGGCGATATGGACCAACTCCCGCAACGGTTTGTTCCGCTCGCGTGTTGTCATTATCGGCAACCCAGCGACTCAACAGACCCAGCGCGCTGATCGCTTTGGTCGTATGAGCCGACCCAGTCGACAAACTCGCTCTACGACTGGGGATGCGACACAGCAAACAGAAACTACTGAAAATTCGGGGTGGGCGTCAAGACTCAGAGGAAACAGGACACAGGGTCCAACCTTCTCGAACTGGTTTGGCCGCGGCCGTAACGAGCCGCAGTCAGACAGTACCACTCAACCCACACCCGGCCAGCTTGAGGCTGGTAACAGGTAACCGTCATATGACAAATACGATTTCACATTTTCTTCACACGAATCCTCACGCTTCCCATGATCACACATTCAGCCAGCACTTGTTCGCAGTCAGCATCTCCACTTCACCTGGGGCGTTGGAGCCACACACCAACGTGGTGCTTTTTCTGCATCTGCGTCACTTTTGAGCATTGCGCTACAGCGTATTCGCATTGGAATCAGATTCTTGGGTTTGGACACATGAGCGTTGGCTGCATAGTCAGGGCGAACGGACTGTAGATAGCATCGCCACTTACTCTGCAATAATACATGCGGGCTCTTGAACAGATGGGCTCGAGTTCGTCTTTTGACCTACCCTATGATGTTGAGCCTGATGTTCCGTTACATGCACACTATGCGAGATGCATTGTGCACAGAAAGGCTCGCCGGAGGACCACGCAACAAGCCAGCCATAACACTCGCTACCTTCCGACAGGCCTCGTGTGCCCAACCCAACAAAGGACCGTACGTCGAGACCAAAAAGAAGCCCGGTGGAGTAGGCATGTAGCACG includes the following:
- a CDS encoding DNA independent RNA polymerase I transcription factor → MVSLAAARKPANFMAPTVSSSLKRKQRDASSDAENDGLAQAKRRRVTFDPDVDVRIVTDVEKSMDLVAEEVRRAIEKHAAGEKGEYDQLRTLFSDSPTAPGTAHSALLQKYVIALTDVVPLLDYNCKGLVHAIIDCSWIARNEHFVRSYRNLLRSLLSVHPAYMSTVFQMLVSMFLNSPSTAARQQDDPPIQRPRLTQRIHECLSSFLRQSPMASTYLAPIIASTFPFSDDTAKAHTQYIRNILHVSEYCTELKGEILSLVTDKIVKIDVQIQTDMDDLEDDEEELVGRAINDAEEEDMSDNESVSSEESLEPEDRRKRQIQDNVKKLDAVMDLLFAHYDSVFAKNDLFDSDELFESLLSQFAAIILPTYRSRHVQFLLFHFSQTSADLTERFAGCCSHLAFDQLRPHILRVAAAAYLASFIARGAHVSGAVVRDVFDLLCHHLERLRIQQEPSCKGPDLRRYGTYYAISQALLYTFCFRWRDLIVTPDGHTPTDEDIIYHEGDFAWYNNVQDIIRRNIFSKLNPLKICAPSIVGQFARMAHHLRFLYVYPLIETNKRVRLARSMTGGYLGGIGGRETALSQKRGDDMFLLDAYFPFDPYVLPRSKRWIEQDYVQWKPVPGMPVEKDDDDDEDSDEEEEEDDDDDEDEDESQSDAEPVVAADTPEDLDDGSTEASL
- a CDS encoding Peptidylprolyl isomerase; translated protein: MADAAEDRNPIVFFDVTLGGEKLGRIQMELYKNVVPKTAENFRQFCTGETKNNRGQPQGYKGCKFHRVIKNFMIQGGDFINGNGTGSRTIYGTDKFADENFTLKHDKPGLLSMANSGPNTNGCQFFIITAKHGTPHLNGKHVVFGNVIEGMEVVTKIENTRTVANPEGKPVQDIVISQCGEM